From a region of the Georgenia yuyongxinii genome:
- a CDS encoding IniB N-terminal domain-containing protein, protein MATTIASQLLEFLMNLMRDPQAAAEFRADPEAALDSAGLADVCSADVDAVMPVVMDHAVKVGSSFGREARDGRDGRDGRDGRDGRDGRDGRDGHGHKDDDKHDRDDDHGHGRDHGHGRDDDDHSHAVQQISHVVNNYSYTSTVDDRDTITDQSVNQNIWAKGDVNQWFDNDAMIASGDDSIAAGGDVDVDNSTNNSINVLAHDSNVEIGNTDVDINDSFNDDHSTDNSDHSTNVINDSFNDNSDNSTNLDVDIDDSFNDESVDVDVDVDDSFNQDNDGVDIEEVDVDDSFNQDNDGIDVEEVDVDVDNSNQDNVTISDNEVGNTEISDNVVIADNEVGNTEITDNVVIEDSFDDNFSNNFTDDDVLDIDDQDFVDVDNTANDNELEL, encoded by the coding sequence ATGGCAACCACCATCGCCAGCCAGCTGCTCGAGTTCCTGATGAACCTCATGCGAGACCCCCAGGCCGCGGCCGAGTTCCGCGCCGACCCCGAGGCCGCACTCGACTCCGCTGGCCTCGCCGACGTCTGCAGCGCCGACGTGGACGCGGTCATGCCCGTCGTGATGGACCACGCGGTGAAGGTTGGCTCCTCCTTCGGACGCGAGGCCCGGGACGGCCGCGACGGCCGTGACGGTAGGGATGGGCGCGACGGCCGGGACGGCCGGGATGGTCGTGACGGGCACGGACACAAGGACGACGACAAACACGACCGCGACGACGACCACGGTCACGGTCGCGACCACGGTCATGGTCGGGACGACGACGACCACAGCCACGCCGTGCAGCAGATCTCTCACGTGGTGAACAACTACTCCTACACCTCCACGGTCGACGACCGGGACACCATCACCGACCAGTCGGTCAACCAGAACATCTGGGCAAAGGGCGACGTGAACCAGTGGTTCGACAACGACGCCATGATCGCCTCCGGTGACGACTCGATCGCGGCCGGCGGTGACGTGGACGTGGACAACTCCACGAACAACTCCATCAACGTGCTGGCGCACGACTCCAACGTGGAGATCGGCAACACCGACGTCGACATCAACGACTCGTTCAACGACGACCACTCCACGGACAACTCCGACCACTCGACGAACGTCATCAACGACTCGTTCAACGACAACTCGGACAACTCCACCAACCTCGACGTCGACATCGACGACTCCTTCAACGACGAGTCGGTCGACGTGGACGTGGACGTGGACGACTCCTTCAACCAGGACAACGACGGCGTGGACATCGAGGAGGTCGACGTCGACGACTCCTTCAACCAGGACAACGACGGCATCGACGTCGAAGAGGTCGACGTCGACGTGGACAACTCCAACCAGGACAACGTCACGATCTCCGACAACGAGGTCGGCAACACCGAGATCTCGGACAACGTCGTCATCGCGGACAACGAGGTGGGCAACACCGAGATCACAGACAACGTCGTCATCGAGGACTCCTTCGACGACAACTTCTCGAACAACTTCACCGACGACGACGTCCTCGACATCGACGACCAGGACTTCGTGGACGTCGACAACACGGCCAACGACAACGAGCTGGAGCTCTGA
- a CDS encoding IniB N-terminal domain-containing protein, translating to MTNIATSLLDFILGLLRDPEAAEKFKDDPEGELHKAGLDDVSSDDVDAVLPVVLDYAPVRVDSSFDRNYDTGGNSSWAGQSGGRDGRDGRDGRDDDHGSGGGRDHGGRDDDHGHGGRGDDDRDDDHGRDHDRGGRGDDDHSHAVQQITHVVNNYSYTSTVDDRDTITDQSVNQNIWAKGDVNQWFDNDAIVASGAGAIAAGDDVSVDDSTDNSTNVLAHDSNVEIGNTDVDINDSFNDDHSTDNSDHSTNVINDSFNDNSDNSTNLDVDIDDSFNDESVDVDVDVDDSFNEDNDGVDIEEVDVDDSFNQDNDGIDVEEVDVDVDNSNQGNTTISDNEVGNTEVSDNVVIADNEVGNTEISDNVVIEDSFDDNFSDNFTDDDFVDYDDQDVVDVDSSLNDNDIDAP from the coding sequence ATGACCAACATCGCCACCTCGCTGCTCGATTTCATTCTGGGCTTGCTCAGGGATCCCGAAGCGGCGGAGAAGTTCAAGGACGACCCGGAGGGCGAGCTGCACAAGGCAGGCCTGGACGACGTCAGCAGCGACGACGTCGACGCGGTGCTCCCAGTCGTGCTCGACTACGCGCCGGTCCGGGTCGACTCCTCCTTCGACCGCAACTACGACACCGGCGGCAACAGCTCGTGGGCTGGGCAGAGCGGCGGCCGCGACGGCCGTGATGGTCGCGACGGCCGCGACGACGACCATGGTTCCGGTGGTGGCCGTGACCACGGCGGTCGCGACGACGACCACGGCCACGGTGGCCGGGGCGACGACGACCGCGACGACGACCACGGTCGCGACCACGACCGCGGTGGCCGCGGCGACGACGACCACAGCCACGCGGTGCAGCAGATCACGCACGTGGTGAACAACTACTCCTACACCTCCACGGTCGACGACCGGGACACCATCACCGACCAGTCGGTCAACCAGAACATCTGGGCCAAGGGCGACGTGAACCAGTGGTTCGACAACGACGCCATCGTCGCCTCGGGCGCCGGTGCGATCGCCGCCGGCGACGACGTCTCGGTGGACGACTCCACGGACAACTCCACCAACGTGCTGGCGCACGACTCCAACGTGGAGATCGGCAACACCGACGTCGACATCAACGACTCGTTCAACGACGATCACTCCACGGACAACTCCGACCACTCGACGAACGTCATCAACGACTCGTTCAACGACAACTCGGACAACTCCACCAACCTCGACGTCGACATCGACGACTCCTTCAACGACGAGTCGGTCGACGTGGACGTGGACGTGGACGACTCGTTCAACGAGGACAACGACGGCGTGGACATCGAGGAGGTCGACGTCGACGACTCCTTCAACCAGGACAACGACGGCATTGACGTCGAAGAGGTCGATGTCGACGTGGACAACTCCAACCAGGGCAACACCACCATCTCCGACAACGAGGTGGGCAACACCGAGGTCTCGGACAACGTCGTTATCGCGGACAACGAGGTGGGCAACACCGAGATCTCCGACAACGTCGTCATCGAGGACTCCTTCGACGACAACTTCTCGGACAACTTCACCGACGACGACTTCGTCGACTACGACGACCAGGACGTGGTCGACGTGGACAGCTCCCTGAACGACAACGACATCGACGCTCCCTGA
- a CDS encoding dynamin family protein, which produces MADLVKLVEQTIALVRDGDRADLSRRLEHTRQRLLDPSIRVIVVGEFKQGKSMLINALVGAPVCPVDDDIATAVPTVVRHGAAPSAVVLVPDPGGTDAEPTVQRRPVPLEELPAYVGEAGNPGNVKGLLGAEVTLPRAILAGGLAIIDSPGVGGLDSAHALTTLTALPTADAMLLVSDASQEYTEPEVAFLRQSMRVCPNVAGVLSKTDLYPQWRQVAQIDRGHLAKVDEEIPLFPVSSVLRLQAGRAKSQELNEESGFPGLIGYLRREIVGQAERLQRRSVAQDLRSTAEHLRLSLSSELAALENPEGTPQLLAELEVAKEHADEQRKKSARWQVTLNDGVADLISDMEFDLRDRLRAVQRDAEAAIDAGDPGPVWDQFTDWLEQRVAATVSETFLWTSERSQWLAEQVGALFAQDELRLPVLRVDDTDDVLDPVPLVPDLDAGHLSVTQKVLIGMRGSYGGVLMFGLLTGIAGMALINPISVAAGVLLGGKVYREDKEARLRRRQGEAKSIVRRQIDDVSFQVGKQLRDRLRIVQRTIRDHFTEIAEEHHRSLSDSVVAAQRAASIFSAERDQRIAVLKIDLNRVDALARKADALETADAEAPEPRSARAGRAGTPSRVGRPRGGAVVAEA; this is translated from the coding sequence GTGGCCGATCTGGTGAAACTTGTCGAACAGACCATCGCGCTGGTGCGCGACGGAGATCGGGCAGACCTGAGCCGCCGCCTCGAGCACACCCGGCAGCGGCTGCTCGACCCGAGCATCCGCGTCATCGTGGTGGGGGAGTTCAAGCAGGGCAAGAGCATGCTCATCAACGCCCTCGTCGGGGCGCCGGTGTGCCCGGTGGACGACGACATCGCCACCGCGGTGCCCACCGTCGTGCGCCACGGCGCGGCACCGTCCGCCGTCGTCCTCGTCCCCGACCCCGGCGGGACCGACGCCGAACCGACGGTGCAGCGACGGCCCGTCCCGCTGGAGGAGCTGCCCGCCTACGTGGGGGAGGCGGGCAACCCCGGCAACGTCAAGGGCCTCCTCGGTGCGGAGGTCACCCTGCCGCGGGCGATCCTCGCCGGCGGCCTCGCGATCATCGACTCCCCGGGGGTCGGCGGGCTGGACTCCGCGCACGCGCTGACCACCCTCACCGCCCTGCCCACCGCGGACGCCATGCTGCTGGTCTCGGACGCCTCCCAGGAGTACACCGAGCCGGAGGTCGCGTTCTTGCGTCAGTCCATGCGGGTGTGCCCCAACGTGGCCGGGGTGCTGTCCAAGACGGATCTGTACCCGCAGTGGCGCCAGGTCGCGCAGATCGACCGCGGCCACCTCGCCAAGGTGGACGAGGAGATCCCGCTGTTCCCCGTCTCCTCGGTGCTGCGCCTGCAGGCCGGTCGGGCCAAGAGCCAGGAGCTGAACGAGGAGTCCGGCTTCCCCGGGCTGATCGGCTACCTGCGCCGCGAGATCGTGGGCCAGGCCGAGCGGCTGCAGCGCCGGTCCGTCGCCCAGGACCTGCGCTCCACCGCCGAGCACCTACGCCTGTCGTTGAGCTCCGAGCTCGCCGCCCTGGAGAACCCCGAGGGCACCCCGCAGCTGCTCGCCGAGCTGGAGGTCGCCAAGGAGCACGCCGACGAGCAGCGCAAGAAGTCCGCCCGCTGGCAGGTGACCCTGAACGACGGCGTCGCCGACCTCATCTCCGACATGGAGTTCGACCTGCGCGACCGGCTGCGGGCGGTCCAGCGTGATGCCGAGGCGGCCATCGACGCCGGAGACCCCGGCCCGGTGTGGGACCAGTTCACCGACTGGCTCGAGCAGCGGGTGGCCGCGACCGTCTCCGAGACGTTCCTCTGGACCTCCGAACGCTCCCAGTGGCTGGCCGAGCAGGTGGGCGCGCTCTTCGCCCAGGACGAGCTGCGCCTGCCGGTCCTCCGCGTCGACGACACCGACGACGTGCTCGACCCGGTACCGCTGGTGCCGGACCTCGACGCCGGGCATCTCTCGGTGACGCAGAAGGTGCTCATCGGCATGCGAGGCTCCTACGGCGGGGTGCTGATGTTCGGTCTGCTCACCGGCATCGCCGGCATGGCGCTCATCAACCCCATCTCCGTGGCCGCGGGGGTCCTGCTCGGCGGGAAGGTTTATCGCGAGGACAAGGAGGCGCGGCTGCGGCGGCGGCAGGGCGAGGCCAAGAGCATCGTGCGCCGGCAGATCGACGACGTCAGCTTCCAAGTGGGAAAGCAGCTACGCGACCGCCTCCGGATCGTTCAGCGCACCATCCGCGACCACTTCACCGAGATCGCCGAGGAGCACCACCGGTCGCTGAGCGACTCCGTGGTCGCGGCACAGCGGGCAGCCAGCATCTTCTCGGCCGAACGCGACCAGCGCATCGCCGTGCTCAAGATCGACCTCAACCGGGTGGACGCGCTGGCCCGCAAGGCGGACGCGCTGGAGACGGCTGACGCCGAGGCACCAGAGCCCAGGTCGGCTCGCGCCGGCCGGGCGGGGACTCCGTCGCGGGTGGGACGACCTCGTGGCGGTGCGGTGGTGGCCGAGGCATGA
- a CDS encoding dynamin family protein gives MSTEGGVRLLLREALEVYADDPVAATSLHGWASRLDGPLRVAIAGMVKAGKSTLLNAILGEELAPTDTGECTRVVTWYRHGATPRVTLYPRDGEPRQLPLRRVEGRLRLDLGGTPAEEVARLVVDWPTAGLRDLTLIDTPGIASLSTDVSARATAFLTPEDSPSEADAVVYLMRHMHGSDIHFLESFRDAEAGRSGTVNALAVLSRADEVGAGRLDSMISARDVARRYREDPSLRPLALSVVPIAGLLAQSARTLRQSEFAALRELAELGREERERLLLSADRFTRAEITPAVDVTMRAALVERLGLFGLRLALVLIRSGLDDPTDLARELARRSGLGELQRLIDGQFQARSAQLKARTALVGLETLLRTRPRPGTERLATELERIQAGAHEFRELRLLGTARTVGLGLPRDLEAEAERLVGGRGVAPARRLNLADGASDAKIRAAALESLRRWRALAENPLTDRSTAGACEVVARSCEALVVAAQPVAGPTTRPQLRPEPARGGG, from the coding sequence ATGAGCACCGAGGGTGGGGTGCGGCTCCTGCTCCGGGAGGCCTTGGAGGTCTACGCGGACGACCCCGTTGCGGCCACGTCCTTGCACGGCTGGGCGAGCCGCCTCGACGGCCCGCTGCGGGTGGCCATCGCCGGGATGGTCAAGGCCGGCAAGTCCACCCTGCTCAACGCCATCCTCGGCGAGGAGCTCGCACCCACGGACACCGGTGAGTGCACCCGGGTGGTCACGTGGTACCGCCACGGGGCCACGCCCCGCGTGACCCTCTACCCCCGCGACGGCGAGCCGCGGCAGCTACCGCTGCGCCGGGTGGAGGGCCGGTTGCGCCTCGACCTCGGCGGGACGCCCGCGGAGGAGGTCGCTCGCCTGGTGGTGGACTGGCCCACAGCGGGCCTGCGGGACCTCACGCTCATCGACACACCCGGCATCGCCTCGCTCTCCACGGACGTCTCGGCACGGGCGACGGCGTTCCTCACGCCCGAGGACAGCCCCTCGGAGGCCGACGCCGTCGTGTACCTCATGCGGCACATGCACGGCTCCGACATCCACTTCCTCGAGTCCTTCCGCGACGCCGAGGCCGGCCGCTCCGGCACGGTGAACGCGCTGGCGGTCCTCTCGCGCGCGGACGAGGTGGGCGCCGGCCGGCTGGACTCGATGATCTCCGCGCGGGACGTCGCCCGCCGCTACCGTGAGGACCCCTCGCTGCGGCCGCTCGCCCTCTCGGTCGTCCCCATCGCCGGGCTGCTGGCGCAGAGCGCCCGGACACTGCGCCAGTCCGAGTTCGCCGCGCTGCGCGAGCTCGCCGAGCTCGGGCGCGAAGAGCGTGAACGGTTGCTCCTGTCCGCCGACCGGTTCACCCGCGCCGAGATCACGCCGGCCGTCGACGTGACCATGCGGGCCGCGCTGGTGGAGCGGCTGGGCCTGTTCGGGCTGCGGCTCGCGCTGGTGCTGATCCGCAGCGGACTGGACGACCCGACCGACCTGGCCCGCGAGCTGGCACGGCGCAGCGGCCTCGGCGAGCTGCAGCGCCTCATCGACGGGCAGTTCCAGGCCCGGTCCGCGCAGCTGAAGGCGCGCACCGCGCTGGTGGGTTTGGAGACCCTGCTGCGGACGCGTCCCCGGCCGGGGACCGAGCGGCTGGCCACCGAGCTCGAGCGCATCCAGGCGGGGGCGCACGAGTTCCGCGAGCTGCGGCTGCTGGGGACCGCGCGGACCGTCGGCCTGGGGCTGCCGCGGGACCTGGAGGCCGAGGCCGAGCGGCTCGTCGGGGGCCGGGGCGTGGCACCCGCCCGGCGCCTGAACCTGGCCGACGGTGCGAGCGACGCGAAGATCCGGGCCGCCGCGCTCGAGAGCCTGCGCCGCTGGCGAGCACTGGCGGAGAACCCGCTCACCGACCGGTCCACGGCTGGTGCGTGCGAGGTCGTCGCGCGCAGCTGTGAGGCCCTGGTCGTCGCCGCCCAGCCGGTCGCGGGGCCCACCACCCGCCCGCAGCTACGCCCGGAACCAGCGCGAGGCGGCGGGTGA
- a CDS encoding DUF885 domain-containing protein, whose protein sequence is MRRIALDPLEATSLGLPGHDHEMPDLSPAGLAARTDLDRATLAELEAVAPVDGVDRVTHAAMRERLGVAVELADAGELTRELNVIASPVQAVREVFDLMPTATAADWETIAERLRAVPAALDGYQDSLLAARGAGHVAALRQVEACLKQADELADADTSFFTTFTAGAQPDGEAPHRALAAELEAGARDARQAYADLARMLGEELAPDAPELDAVGRERYGLWSRYFLGAVVDLDETYAWGQEDLARVVAEQQAVAEELYGPGTGIREAMDRLDKDPDRMLHGTPALREWMQATSDEAVAALTDAQFDIPEPVRRLECMIAPTQSGGIYYTGPSADFSRPGRMWWSVPAGVTDFATWREKTTVYHEGVPGHHLQIGQTVYRSGLLNMWRRMASWVSGHGEGWALYAERLMADLGFLDDPGDRMGMLDGQRLRAARVVLDIGVHLGKPAPDEWGGGTWDAAKAWPFLKANANMAEGFLAFELDRYLGWPGQAPAYKIGQRLWEEIRDDAGTAARRDGGELDLKAFHRRALDIGSVGLDVLREALV, encoded by the coding sequence ATGCGGCGCATCGCGCTCGACCCGCTCGAGGCCACCAGTCTGGGCCTGCCCGGCCACGACCACGAGATGCCCGACCTCTCCCCCGCCGGGCTCGCCGCACGCACCGACCTCGACCGGGCCACGCTCGCCGAGCTCGAGGCCGTCGCGCCGGTCGACGGCGTCGACCGCGTCACCCACGCCGCGATGCGTGAGCGCCTGGGGGTCGCCGTCGAGCTGGCCGACGCCGGCGAGCTCACCCGCGAGCTGAACGTCATCGCCTCTCCGGTCCAGGCCGTGCGCGAGGTCTTCGACCTCATGCCCACCGCCACCGCTGCCGACTGGGAGACCATCGCCGAACGCCTGCGCGCCGTGCCCGCGGCGCTCGACGGCTACCAGGACTCCCTCCTCGCCGCCCGCGGCGCCGGCCACGTGGCGGCCCTGCGCCAGGTGGAGGCGTGCCTGAAGCAGGCCGACGAGCTCGCCGACGCCGACACCTCCTTCTTCACCACCTTCACCGCCGGCGCCCAGCCCGACGGCGAGGCCCCACACCGGGCGCTCGCCGCCGAGCTCGAGGCCGGGGCGCGTGACGCCCGGCAGGCCTACGCCGACCTGGCCCGGATGCTCGGCGAGGAGCTCGCCCCCGACGCCCCGGAGCTCGACGCCGTGGGCCGCGAGCGCTACGGGCTGTGGTCGCGGTACTTCTTGGGCGCCGTCGTCGACCTCGACGAGACCTACGCCTGGGGGCAGGAGGACCTGGCCCGGGTCGTCGCGGAGCAGCAGGCGGTGGCCGAGGAGCTCTACGGCCCGGGGACCGGCATCCGTGAGGCGATGGACCGGCTCGACAAGGACCCCGACCGCATGCTGCACGGCACGCCTGCCCTGCGCGAGTGGATGCAGGCCACCTCCGACGAGGCCGTCGCCGCGCTGACGGACGCGCAGTTCGACATCCCCGAACCGGTCCGGCGGCTGGAGTGCATGATCGCCCCGACCCAGTCCGGCGGCATCTACTACACCGGGCCCAGCGCCGACTTCTCCCGCCCGGGGCGGATGTGGTGGTCGGTGCCGGCGGGCGTGACCGACTTCGCCACCTGGCGGGAGAAGACGACCGTCTACCACGAGGGGGTGCCGGGGCATCACCTGCAGATCGGGCAGACCGTCTACCGCTCGGGCCTGCTGAACATGTGGCGGCGGATGGCCTCCTGGGTCAGCGGCCACGGCGAGGGCTGGGCGCTGTACGCCGAGCGGCTCATGGCCGATCTGGGCTTCCTCGACGACCCGGGCGACCGGATGGGCATGCTCGACGGGCAGCGGCTGCGTGCCGCGCGGGTGGTGCTCGACATCGGGGTGCACCTGGGCAAGCCGGCCCCCGACGAGTGGGGCGGGGGCACCTGGGACGCCGCCAAGGCGTGGCCCTTCCTCAAGGCCAACGCCAACATGGCCGAGGGTTTCCTCGCCTTCGAGCTGGACCGGTACCTCGGCTGGCCGGGGCAGGCCCCGGCCTACAAGATCGGTCAGCGGCTGTGGGAGGAGATCCGCGACGACGCGGGGACGGCCGCGCGGCGGGACGGCGGCGAGCTCGACCTCAAGGCGTTCCACCGCCGGGCGCTGGACATCGGCTCGGTCGGCCTCGACGTGCTGCGCGAGGCGCTGGTGTAG
- a CDS encoding class I SAM-dependent methyltransferase, translated as MADVWDAGDAYEGYMGRWSRPLAAAFVEWLGAPDGLEWLDVGCGTGAVTAAIVTGAAPSAVLAIDPSPGFVATARRLTASPLARFTVGDAATLPMGDDAVDRCVSGLVVNFLPDASAAVAEMRRVTRRGGWVAAYVWDYAGGMELLREFWAAAVTVDPGAAQMDERHRFPLCAPGPLGELWRSAGLDGVESRPLTVSTHFPDFDDLWAPFLGGQGPAPAYVGSLTPERRPALARELRRRLHPSADGAIELTARAWAVRGRRR; from the coding sequence GTGGCGGACGTGTGGGACGCCGGCGACGCGTACGAGGGGTACATGGGCCGCTGGAGCCGCCCGCTCGCAGCCGCCTTCGTCGAGTGGCTGGGCGCACCCGACGGCCTCGAGTGGCTCGACGTCGGCTGCGGCACCGGTGCGGTCACCGCGGCGATCGTGACCGGCGCCGCGCCCTCCGCTGTGCTGGCGATCGACCCCTCACCCGGCTTCGTCGCGACCGCCCGCCGGCTCACCGCCTCGCCACTCGCTCGCTTCACGGTGGGTGACGCGGCCACCCTGCCCATGGGCGACGACGCCGTCGACCGATGCGTGAGCGGCCTCGTGGTCAACTTCCTACCGGACGCGTCAGCCGCCGTTGCCGAGATGCGGCGGGTGACCCGGCGCGGCGGCTGGGTCGCCGCCTACGTGTGGGACTACGCCGGCGGCATGGAGCTGCTACGCGAGTTCTGGGCCGCTGCCGTGACGGTCGACCCGGGTGCCGCGCAGATGGACGAGCGTCACCGGTTCCCGCTCTGCGCGCCCGGTCCGCTGGGCGAGCTGTGGCGGTCGGCCGGCCTGGACGGGGTGGAGTCGCGCCCGCTGACCGTCAGCACGCACTTTCCCGACTTCGACGACCTCTGGGCACCGTTCCTCGGCGGACAGGGTCCCGCGCCGGCCTACGTCGGCTCGCTCACGCCGGAGCGCCGCCCCGCGCTGGCACGCGAGCTCCGGCGGCGTCTGCACCCCTCGGCCGACGGCGCCATCGAGCTGACGGCGCGCGCCTGGGCGGTCCGTGGTCGCCGCCGCTGA
- a CDS encoding acyl-CoA carboxylase subunit epsilon: protein MSTSGLAMPPQDAPTSVSPAEWSSGGEDDVVAAALDASDRAALDAGPALMTSPAVRVLRGRPDEVELAALVAGIVAARGRADELGGLPDEAAECVRSRWSERARVLGMATAPDAGAWRWSLHP, encoded by the coding sequence GTGAGCACGTCGGGCCTGGCGATGCCCCCGCAGGACGCTCCCACCTCGGTCTCCCCGGCCGAGTGGTCCTCGGGCGGGGAGGACGACGTGGTCGCGGCGGCGCTCGACGCCTCCGACCGGGCCGCGCTGGACGCCGGCCCGGCGCTGATGACCTCGCCCGCGGTGCGGGTGCTGCGCGGCCGGCCGGACGAGGTGGAGCTGGCGGCACTCGTCGCGGGCATCGTGGCGGCGCGCGGGCGCGCGGACGAGCTCGGCGGGCTGCCCGACGAGGCAGCCGAGTGCGTGCGCAGCCGCTGGAGCGAGCGCGCGCGTGTGCTCGGCATGGCCACGGCGCCGGACGCCGGCGCGTGGCGCTGGTCGCTGCACCCCTGA